The Stenotrophomonas sp. NA06056 genome segment CCGATATTGGCGCTCGGCGCCGATCAGGGTACCCAATACGAACGCTGCCAGCAGGCTGACCACGGTGTCGGCGAAGGGGCCAGCCTGGAAGGTTTCAATGAAGCGCATGGCCGCAGTCTACCCGCACAACGTGACAGTAGATCCACGCCATGCGTGGATGGGTGGGGGCGTCGGGAGATCATCCACGCATGGCGTGGATCTACCAGTCGACGCGCGGTCGGGGGCCCGGCTGTGCAGTAGAGCCACGCCATGCGTGGATGGGTGGGGGCGCCGGGACATCATCGACGCATGGCGTAGATCTACCAGTCGACGCGCGGCCGGGGGCCTGGCTGTACAGTAGATCCACGCCATGCGTGGATGGGCGGGGGCGTCGGGAGATCATCCACGCATGGCGTGGATCTACCAGTCGACGCGCGGTCGGGGGGCTGGCTGTACAGTAGATCCACGCCATGCGTGAACGGGCGGAGGCGTCGGGAGATCATCCACGCATGGCGTGGATCTACCAGTCGACGCGCGGTCGGGGGCCTGGCTGTACAGTAGATCCACGCCATGCGTGGATGGGCGCGGGCGCCGGGACATCATCCACGCATGGCGTGGATCTACCAGTCGACGCACGGTCGGGGGCTGGCTGTACAGTAGATCCACGCCATGCGTGGATGGGTGGGGGGCGTCGGGACATCATCCACGCATGGCGTGGATCTACTCGTCGACGCGCTCGCCCATCATTTCGCGCTGGCGCTTGTCCAGCTCCTCCGCATAGCGCTTGCGCACGAATGCTTCAGACACCACGCCCAGTACCTGGCCATCGCCAGCTACCACCGCCAGTTCATCGGCCTGGGTCTGGTCGAACCGCTGCATCACGCTCACCACGTCCGCGCTTGCGGCCAGCGCCACATCGCGGTTCTCGGCGAACGTACCCACCACGTCCTCGGGCTTCACGCCGTCACCGAACAGGCGCGGAATCTGCACGATGCCGGCGTAGTGGCCTTCACTGTCGATCAGGATCACCCGGCTGCCCGAGCCCAGCGGGAAGCGCTGACGGAACGTGGCGGCATCGAGGTCGGCCGGCGCAGTAGCGATACCCTTGCGCATCATCCGCCCGGCGTTGAGGTTGTGTACCCAGCCGATGTCACGCGCGCTCTTGATGGTTTCGCCGCGCAGATGCATGCGCCAGGTCGAGAAGGAATAGCCGAACCATTGCCGTACCAGGGTGCTGGACACCAGTACCGCGCTCATCACCACGCTGGTCAGCAGGAAGTCGTGGGTGCCTTCCAGCACCAGCATGGCCATGGTCATCGGCGCGCCGACCACGGCCGCGGCCAGTGCGGCCATGCCCGCCAGCGCCGCCGAGGTGGCGTCGATCACCGGTACGCCGGTGGCCATCGCCAGAAGTCCGGCAAACAGGGCGCCGACCAGGGTGCCCATGAACAGCGAGGCGAAGAACAGGCCGCCGCGGAAGCCAAAACCGAGCGAGATGCCCGACGCGAGGCATTTGAGGGTCAGCAGTCCGCCGATCCAGATCAACGGCAGGTGCGTGGTCAGGTCCAGGTGCAGCGCTCCGTGGCCGGACGACAGTACCTGCGGACTGGCCAGTGCCAGTGGAATCAGCAGCAGGCCGCCCACCACCGGGCGCCCCCACAGCGGCAACGGACTGCGCTTGACGGTGCCCTCGATGGAGGCGATCAGGCGCATCACCGCGATGCCGACCATCGCACAGCAGCAGCCAAGCAGGCCGTAGATCGCATAATCGGCTGCGCGCACGTCGATGGTGGATGCCGCCGGCAGCAGATAGGCTTCCACGCCGGCCTGGTCGGCAACGAAGGCGCCGGCCAGCGCGGCCACCGCCACCGGTGCCAGTGCGGCCGGCGTATAGGCACCGATGACGATCTCGAAGGCATAGAACGCCCCGGCCAGCGGAGCGCCGAAGGCCGCGGCGATCGCACCGGCCGCACCTGCACCGACCAGGATGCGCACATCGTTGCGGCGCAGGCGCATCACGCGCCCCAGCTGCGAGCCGCTACCCGCGCCCATCTGTGTGTACGACGCTTCCAGTCCGACCGACGCGCCGCAGCCGTTGGAGACAAGGGTCTGGGTCAACACGATCAGGTTGTCGCGCATGGACATGCGACCGCCGTGCAGCGCATTGGCTTCCACGGCATCCAGCAAGGGGCGCTTGAGGCGCGTCGCAGCAAGGCTGACCAGGCCCACCACCAGGCCACCCAGCGGCAGCACCAGCAGCGCGGTCCAGGTCAATGCGGGCAACGAGCTCAGGCGCATGCCCTCGTCCAGGCCATACAGCGCGGCCTGCAGGGTGCGTGCCAGCCCAGCCTGCAACAGGGTCAGGCCACCGGCGATCAGCCCGACCAGCAGGGCCAGGGCTATGAACCACAGGTCGCTGCCGCGCAGGCGCAACTGCAGGCCCTGGAAGGCCAGATGCAGGCGCGATGGCGAAGCGGCGGACGACATGGTGGCGGCATGATACGCCGCCCCCGTGAGCGCCACCGTCACCGCATCAGGCGGTTACTGCACTCAGAAGCGGTAGCGGCCCTGCACGTAGAACGTGCGCGGTGCGGCCACCATGCGCCCGGCGTTGCCATCCACGTTGCGGGTGTACCAGCGCTTGTCGGCCAGGTTGTTCACGCCCACCGCAACTTCGCTGTCGGCCAGCCACGGCAGCTGCCAGGCGGCCTGCGCGTTCCACAGGCGTACGCCCGGCACACGTCCCACGCGCGCATCGGCGGTTTCGTTCCAGGTGTTGGCGGCATCGGAGAACTGGCCGCTCTGGTGGGTGCTGGACACGTTGAAGGTCCAGCCGGCAAGCGCATAACGGGCGCCGATGCTGTCGGTGTCGCGCGAATAGAACGGTACATCCAGGCCGCGGTTGTCGCCGGACTGCTGGATGGCCTTGGTCCAGGTGTAGTTCGCGTACAGCTCCAGCCCGGCCAGCGCGCTGCTCTCGGCGAAGCGGTATTCGATCGCGCTTTCCACGCCCTTGTGGTCCGTGGCGCCGATGTTCTGGAAGGTGGGTGGGGTGATGCCCGGGACCTGCAGGATCTGGTTGTCGAAGCGCATCTTGAACACGGTCACTTCCGCGCGCAGCGCGCCATCCTGCCAGCGCGCGCCCAGTTCGGTGGTCTTGGCGATTTCCGGGTTCAGCGGATTGGTTGCGGTCTGCGAATTCAGCTGGATGTTCTGCACCGGCCCGAACGAGGTGGTGTAGTTGCCGAACACGGTCAGCTGCGGGGTCAGCAGGTAGGCGACGTTGAGCGAGGGCAGGGCCTTGTCGCTGCGGCTGCTGAAGTTGGCGCCGCCACCGGCCTGCTGGCGGTCCATGTCGATCCATTCCATGCGCACGCCGGGCGTGATCCGCCACTTGCCGATGGCGATACGGTCATCCACGTAGAACGCGTGCGCATCGGTGGCGTTGTCGAAGCGGGTGGTCACGCCGGCCGCACCGGTACGGCGGGTCACGGTGTAGCTGCGGTCATTGCCGCGCTCGCGCAGGAAGCGGTAGCCGGCAGTGATGTCGTGCACGCTGCTGCCCCAGTGCAGGCGCTGGGTGTAGCGCGGTTCGATGCCGAGCACTCGGTAATCGCGCGGCTGCACCGTGATCTGCGTGTTGGCGGCGTTGATCAGCGAGCTGGCGCGGTTGCTTTCGTTGTAATAGGCCAGCACCTCGAACTCGCTGTTTTCCGACAGCGTGTTGGTGTAGCCCAGGTCGATGCCGGTGCGATGGCCCTTCCAGAAGTCGGTGGGCCGGGTGTTCTGGAACGGGTCGGTCTCGTATTGCGCGCGGGTCAGGCCGCCCGGCGTCAGCGAGCGAACGTCGTAGTAGGAGAGCTTGGCGCGCAGCGCCTGCTGTTCGTCGATGGCATAGGCGAACTTCAGCGCGAGATCGTTGAAGCGATCATCGCTTCCCTGGCGCCAGCCGCGGCCGTCCTGGCCGGAGTAGAGCAGGGCTGCGCCCAGACCGTTGTCAGCGGTGCCACCGAGGAAGGCGTTGTACTGGGTGCTGTCGCCGCCGCCATGGTCGTAGGCGGTGTAGCGCACGCCGGCTTCGCCGTGCAGGCCGGCTTCGGTGGGAATGGCGCGGGTGCTGAAATTGATGATGCCGCCCACGTTCTGCGGCCCGTAGCGCACCGCGCCGCCACCACGCACCACGTCGATCGACTCGATGTTGGCCAGGCTGGCCGGGGCGAAGGACAGTTGCGGCTGCCCGTACGGTGCAACCGCCAGCGGCACGCCGTCCAGCAGCACGGTCGAGCGCGGCGAGTAGCGACCGGTCAGGCCACGCACGCCGATGTTGAGCGACACTGAGCTGCCAGCAGTGCCGGAGTTGTCGGTGACCTGTACGCCGGGAATGCGGCGCATGGCATCGCCCAGGCTGGCGGCGCCGCTGGCCTCGATGCGCTGGCGGTCAACCACGGTACGCGCGCCGGCAAAGCTTTTGACGCTGTCGTGCAGGCCGGTGCCCAGCCAGCTGCCCGATACCTGGATGCTGTCG includes the following:
- a CDS encoding chloride channel protein, which codes for MSSAASPSRLHLAFQGLQLRLRGSDLWFIALALLVGLIAGGLTLLQAGLARTLQAALYGLDEGMRLSSLPALTWTALLVLPLGGLVVGLVSLAATRLKRPLLDAVEANALHGGRMSMRDNLIVLTQTLVSNGCGASVGLEASYTQMGAGSGSQLGRVMRLRRNDVRILVGAGAAGAIAAAFGAPLAGAFYAFEIVIGAYTPAALAPVAVAALAGAFVADQAGVEAYLLPAASTIDVRAADYAIYGLLGCCCAMVGIAVMRLIASIEGTVKRSPLPLWGRPVVGGLLLIPLALASPQVLSSGHGALHLDLTTHLPLIWIGGLLTLKCLASGISLGFGFRGGLFFASLFMGTLVGALFAGLLAMATGVPVIDATSAALAGMAALAAAVVGAPMTMAMLVLEGTHDFLLTSVVMSAVLVSSTLVRQWFGYSFSTWRMHLRGETIKSARDIGWVHNLNAGRMMRKGIATAPADLDAATFRQRFPLGSGSRVILIDSEGHYAGIVQIPRLFGDGVKPEDVVGTFAENRDVALAASADVVSVMQRFDQTQADELAVVAGDGQVLGVVSEAFVRKRYAEELDKRQREMMGERVDE
- a CDS encoding TonB-dependent siderophore receptor, which encodes MPIPALQPARLPLAATLALCLIPAANAFAQDSATTLDSIQVSGSWLGTGLHDSVKSFAGARTVVDRQRIEASGAASLGDAMRRIPGVQVTDNSGTAGSSVSLNIGVRGLTGRYSPRSTVLLDGVPLAVAPYGQPQLSFAPASLANIESIDVVRGGGAVRYGPQNVGGIINFSTRAIPTEAGLHGEAGVRYTAYDHGGGDSTQYNAFLGGTADNGLGAALLYSGQDGRGWRQGSDDRFNDLALKFAYAIDEQQALRAKLSYYDVRSLTPGGLTRAQYETDPFQNTRPTDFWKGHRTGIDLGYTNTLSENSEFEVLAYYNESNRASSLINAANTQITVQPRDYRVLGIEPRYTQRLHWGSSVHDITAGYRFLRERGNDRSYTVTRRTGAAGVTTRFDNATDAHAFYVDDRIAIGKWRITPGVRMEWIDMDRQQAGGGANFSSRSDKALPSLNVAYLLTPQLTVFGNYTTSFGPVQNIQLNSQTATNPLNPEIAKTTELGARWQDGALRAEVTVFKMRFDNQILQVPGITPPTFQNIGATDHKGVESAIEYRFAESSALAGLELYANYTWTKAIQQSGDNRGLDVPFYSRDTDSIGARYALAGWTFNVSSTHQSGQFSDAANTWNETADARVGRVPGVRLWNAQAAWQLPWLADSEVAVGVNNLADKRWYTRNVDGNAGRMVAAPRTFYVQGRYRF